The stretch of DNA CTACGGAATGCGGGACTTCCCCGAACTGCTCAACAAGGGGAATGTCGGATACGGCTACGACTATGAAATGTTCGACCACTTCCGCCGGGGATACCTGATCATCAAGACGCGGTACCCGGACGGTCCCCATGGTGAAAAGCAAGAGGGCTACGTCGGGATGGTGACCGTCGGCCTCAACTCGATCGGCTCTGTGAACTATCTGCCGAGGTTCCAGCATGTCAATTACCCTGCGGCGCCGGCGACTCCGAAGGATCCGGTCAAGGTGGGGAAGGGGGAGAAGATCGGGAACTTCAAGTACGGCGGATCACTGAACATCCTGCTGTTCGAGAAGGAAAGGTTCCCGGCGCTGCAACTGCTCCAGGGTCAGCGCATCGGCCTGCTGGAGCCGAAAGAACGTACGAGGGGGCTGTTCACCGGCTCGTATCACACCCAGTCCCGTCGGCGCAGCCCGCTGGCCCCTTGATCCCGCAGCCGCTCCCGAACGGATACCGAGAATGTCTCAAGACCTGGTCCAATCGATTCCTGCCAACATTCTTCACGCCCAGCGCATCGAATTCTTCCGCAGAGGCACCAAGAAGGTCCGTTCCTATGCCGGGCACGTACACGTGGAAGGCACGAAGCACGAGAAGAACAAGAACCACCTCTTCTACTGGTTCTTCGAGAGCCAGACGTGCTCGCCTGAGATCCCGGTCGAAAAGCAGCAGGATCTCATCACGGAGACGCCCCTGGTGATCTGGCTCAATGGTGGCCCCGGCGCCTCCTCGTTGCTGGGACTCTTTCTGGAGAACGGGCCGCTCTCCATCGCTGATGACGCCGCCGGGACGGTGTCGGTGACCTCCACCACCTGGAACCAGGAGGCGCACGTCGTCTACTGGGACCAGCCCATCGGCACCGGATACAGCTACTCCGACGAGCCGGCGGAGTACGTCCAGGACGAAGCCACCCTCAGCCACATGTTCTGGCAGGGGCTCCAGGAGTTCTTCCGACTGCACCCGGAGTACGTCCGATGCCCGCTCTACGTGTGCGGCGAGAGCTACGCCGGCAAGTACGTCCCGGCGATCGCCCTGGAGATCGACAAGCAGAACGGCACTGACTCGGGCGGACAACAGCTCAATCTCAAAGGGATCGCCGTGGGCAACGGCTGGATCAAACCCGAGTTGTCGCTCCGGATCCTGATCGACTACGCCTACACCACCGGCTTCCTCGGTATCAGCCAGCAGGAATCGCTGGAGAAGTCCTACACCGAATTCCAGAAAGCCCTCCTGAACGGAGAGATGGAGAAGGCCAACCGCCTCGGTAAGGCGCTGGTGGACAGGACCGTGGCGTACGGCGGGAACTTCGATGTCTACGACGTACGACGCTGGGACGATCTGCCCATGGGCGCGCTGAGCACCTACCTCAACAACGAGGACGTGAAAACGTCCCTCCACGTTCCCGCGAAGGTCACCTGGCAGAACGCGGACGACACGGGGCCGGTGACCGAAGCGCTGGTGGACGACAACATGGCGGACGCTTCGGAGCTGTACACCAAGCTCGTCGAGAAGAACTACAAAGCCCTGCTCTACACCGGGAACTTCGACACCGCCTGCGGATACCGCAGCACCGAGGAGATCCTGGACGACCTGATGAAGCAGCGGAACCAGCAGGCGGAGTGGCGCGGCGCACCCCGGCTGATCTGGACCCAGGCCCAAGGGCAACCGAAGGGATTCGTCCGCAACGTCGGGAACTTGACGCAGGTCGCCGTACCCGACTCCGGACATCAGGTGCCCGCGTTCCAGCCGGAGATCTGCCGGGAGATGCTCTACAACTGGCTCTTCGACCGCCCCTTCCGCGGCTACGACCCGGAGCGGACGGGCGGGCGGTCCTCAGCAGTCGGAGCACCTGCACCTCGGACCGTCTGACCACAGCGCACCGCCCGACCCCACCGGCGAGTACCGGGAGCCCCCATGGAACCGCACCACCCCGCCAGGTCTCCCCCGCGGACACCGAACCGCC from Streptomyces tsukubensis encodes:
- a CDS encoding S10 family serine carboxypeptidase-like protein, whose amino-acid sequence is MSQDLVQSIPANILHAQRIEFFRRGTKKVRSYAGHVHVEGTKHEKNKNHLFYWFFESQTCSPEIPVEKQQDLITETPLVIWLNGGPGASSLLGLFLENGPLSIADDAAGTVSVTSTTWNQEAHVVYWDQPIGTGYSYSDEPAEYVQDEATLSHMFWQGLQEFFRLHPEYVRCPLYVCGESYAGKYVPAIALEIDKQNGTDSGGQQLNLKGIAVGNGWIKPELSLRILIDYAYTTGFLGISQQESLEKSYTEFQKALLNGEMEKANRLGKALVDRTVAYGGNFDVYDVRRWDDLPMGALSTYLNNEDVKTSLHVPAKVTWQNADDTGPVTEALVDDNMADASELYTKLVEKNYKALLYTGNFDTACGYRSTEEILDDLMKQRNQQAEWRGAPRLIWTQAQGQPKGFVRNVGNLTQVAVPDSGHQVPAFQPEICREMLYNWLFDRPFRGYDPERTGGRSSAVGAPAPRTV